One Spiroplasma endosymbiont of Cantharis nigra DNA segment encodes these proteins:
- the pstB gene encoding phosphate ABC transporter ATP-binding protein PstB yields the protein MASDKNVENEIVETEDLEILSEEKIFQKPKKVPLKQRQNVIEIEGFNFYYNSGSKQALFDINMAVKENTVTAFIGPSGCGKSTLLRSINRMNDLVDNIAIDGKIIVHSKDVYEKGTDVVKLRTEVGMVFQKANPFPMSIYDNVAFGPRNQGISDKNILNQIVEDSLKKAALWDDVKDYLKDSALGLSGGQQQRLCIARAIAMRPKILLMDEPTSALDPIATLKVEELILKLKNEYTIVIVTHSMAQATRVSDYTAFFLHGELIEYDRTKKIFTNPKDQKTEDYISGRFG from the coding sequence ATGGCTTCAGATAAAAATGTAGAAAATGAAATTGTTGAAACTGAGGATTTAGAAATATTATCAGAAGAGAAAATATTTCAAAAACCTAAAAAAGTACCTTTGAAGCAAAGACAAAATGTAATAGAAATTGAAGGATTTAATTTCTATTACAACTCTGGTTCAAAACAAGCATTATTTGATATAAATATGGCAGTAAAGGAAAATACAGTTACAGCTTTTATTGGACCATCTGGGTGTGGGAAATCAACACTATTAAGATCAATAAATAGAATGAATGATCTTGTAGATAATATTGCAATTGATGGAAAAATTATTGTTCATTCAAAAGATGTTTATGAAAAGGGTACTGATGTTGTTAAATTAAGAACTGAAGTTGGTATGGTATTTCAAAAAGCAAATCCATTTCCTATGTCAATTTATGATAATGTAGCTTTTGGTCCAAGAAATCAGGGAATTTCAGATAAGAATATTTTAAATCAAATTGTTGAGGATTCATTAAAAAAAGCAGCACTTTGAGATGATGTAAAAGATTACTTAAAGGACTCAGCGTTGGGATTAAGTGGTGGCCAACAACAAAGATTATGTATTGCAAGAGCAATAGCAATGAGACCAAAAATTTTATTAATGGATGAACCAACTAGTGCATTAGATCCGATAGCAACTTTAAAAGTCGAAGAACTTATACTAAAATTGAAAAATGAATATACAATAGTAATAGTAACCCATTCAATGGCACAAGCTACAAGAGTGAGTGATTATACAGCGTTTTTCTTACATGGTGAATTAATTGAGTATGATAGAACAAAAAAAATATTTACAAATCCAAAAGATCAAAAAACAGAAGATTATATTTCAGGAAGATTTGGATAG
- the ftsY gene encoding signal recognition particle-docking protein FtsY, giving the protein MGFWSNLKERREVKKQQKKHKKEHKKTLTFSTDIKKLSKHYKEPNNEFFEDLENILIRTDMGMKMVLEISNRVRKKAKAKHSFDQIKEILVEEIYETYNTGRKYNDKLNYKDGRLNIFIMVGVNGVGKTTSIAKIANYYSSMDKKVLIAAADTFRAGAVEQLQEWCDKRLKNVDLIKSENNSKDPASVVFDGIKKAIAEKYDLLLIDTAGRLQNKEHLMKELEKMTKIIQKSISDGPHERLLVIDAQTGQNGISQAKAFSETTNVSGIVLTKMDGTSKGGIALAIKDILNIPVKLVGTGETVNDIEEFDIDNYIWELTSDFMEDNIND; this is encoded by the coding sequence ATGGGATTTTGAAGTAATTTAAAAGAGAGACGTGAAGTCAAAAAACAGCAAAAAAAACATAAAAAAGAGCACAAAAAAACTTTAACATTTTCAACTGATATAAAAAAATTGAGTAAACATTATAAGGAACCAAATAATGAATTTTTTGAGGACTTAGAAAATATTTTAATTAGAACTGATATGGGAATGAAAATGGTTTTAGAAATATCAAATAGAGTGAGAAAAAAAGCAAAAGCAAAGCATTCTTTTGATCAAATAAAAGAAATCCTTGTTGAAGAGATATATGAAACTTATAATACTGGTCGTAAATATAATGATAAATTAAACTATAAAGATGGTAGATTAAACATTTTTATAATGGTAGGTGTTAATGGTGTTGGAAAAACAACAAGTATTGCAAAAATAGCAAATTATTATTCAAGTATGGATAAAAAAGTTTTAATAGCAGCAGCAGATACATTTAGAGCAGGAGCTGTGGAACAACTTCAAGAATGATGTGATAAAAGGCTTAAAAATGTAGATTTAATAAAATCTGAAAATAATTCTAAAGACCCTGCAAGTGTTGTTTTTGATGGAATTAAAAAAGCAATTGCTGAAAAATATGATTTATTATTAATTGATACAGCTGGAAGACTTCAAAATAAAGAACACTTAATGAAAGAATTAGAAAAAATGACTAAAATTATTCAAAAAAGCATTTCTGATGGTCCTCATGAGAGATTGTTAGTTATTGATGCTCAAACTGGGCAAAATGGAATAAGTCAAGCAAAAGCCTTCTCGGAAACAACTAATGTTTCAGGGATAGTTCTTACAAAAATGGATGGTACAAGTAAAGGTGGAATTGCTTTAGCTATTAAAGATATTTTAAATATTCCAGTTAAATTAGTTGGTACGGGTGAAACTGTAAATGATATAGAAGAATTTGATATAGACAATTACATTTGAGAGCTAACATCAGATTTTATGGAAGATAATATAAATGATTAA
- the ptsS gene encoding phosphate ABC transporter substrate-binding protein yields the protein MTRKISIILLAFLSVILCLWIWSAVAPKKAIILGGSTSVNPFMQKLTKEYYKKPEKVDFIYNSTGSQAGVGGVEKDMYTSGFISKDINNKTLTKGNNFLEICQNSNECEFVPEAIEEIQNVEKNNSYIALEFAIDAIGVIYNPPAYWNKKIKLVDDNEISLNDLMNFKKEDEDELLKKAYSGNYTWEELAIQLLGSKEDWNNSQDFYEEMLNLINIQSKTKLITFTREDGSGTRSAFSDLTKIKDMSSSNVVNSNGSMIENMTKSPSLGYVSNGFLGQLSEDGVVKLAGFNNYKLPIGKENVPLKWSKEEKKWQDWKPEIESVESNINESITDKFIKTAYEFKRPFIAIFSIYNKKLNQLMELFNFMNSDGSNEVFKSEGLVKNMKYKSLGGTSNG from the coding sequence ATGACAAGAAAAATAAGCATAATATTACTGGCATTCTTATCAGTAATATTGTGTCTATGAATATGAAGTGCAGTTGCACCTAAAAAAGCAATTATTTTGGGAGGAAGCACAAGTGTTAACCCGTTTATGCAAAAACTTACAAAAGAATATTATAAGAAACCAGAAAAAGTAGATTTTATTTATAATTCAACAGGGAGCCAAGCAGGTGTTGGTGGAGTAGAAAAAGATATGTATACATCTGGTTTTATCTCTAAAGATATAAATAATAAGACTTTAACTAAAGGAAATAACTTTTTAGAAATATGTCAAAACTCAAATGAATGTGAATTTGTTCCAGAAGCAATTGAAGAAATTCAAAATGTTGAAAAGAATAATTCATATATTGCATTAGAGTTTGCAATTGATGCAATTGGAGTAATATATAATCCTCCTGCATATTGAAATAAGAAAATTAAATTAGTAGATGATAATGAAATTAGTTTAAATGATCTTATGAATTTTAAAAAAGAAGATGAAGATGAATTATTAAAAAAAGCTTATAGTGGAAATTATACTTGAGAAGAGTTGGCAATACAGTTATTAGGATCAAAAGAAGACTGAAATAATAGTCAAGATTTTTATGAGGAAATGTTGAACTTGATAAATATTCAATCAAAAACTAAACTAATTACTTTTACTAGAGAAGATGGGTCTGGAACAAGATCAGCTTTTTCAGATTTAACTAAAATAAAGGATATGTCTTCATCAAATGTTGTTAATTCAAATGGTTCAATGATTGAAAACATGACTAAAAGTCCAAGTTTAGGTTACGTTTCTAATGGATTTTTAGGTCAATTGTCTGAAGATGGTGTTGTAAAATTAGCTGGATTTAATAATTACAAATTACCAATAGGAAAAGAAAATGTTCCTTTAAAATGATCAAAAGAAGAAAAAAAATGGCAAGATTGAAAACCAGAAATAGAATCTGTAGAATCTAATATTAATGAATCAATTACAGATAAATTTATTAAAACTGCTTATGAATTTAAAAGACCATTCATTGCTATATTTAGTATATATAATAAAAAATTAAATCAATTAATGGAGCTTTTTAATTTTATGAATAGTGATGGTTCAAATGAAGTATTCAAAAGTGAAGGACTTGTTAAAAATATGAAATATAAATCTTTAGGAGGTACTTCTAATGGTTAA
- the rnc gene encoding ribonuclease III, producing MTIKKFLLNEFAIVIKDESYYSEALTHNSFSNENRLAKNYQRLEFLGDAILQMKVSEYLYKLFPKSNEGLLTKYRSSIVKKDTLAEISRKIKIGQLIRLGIGELDSKGYEKDSILSDVYESMTAAIYLDQGEKVLDKWLKKTIFSDYVINQFLDKSHDFKSELQELIQLEIRSELSYIVVSQEKLENNTTLFIVNAVLEGMVFGTGKGSNKKQAEQEAAKNALSKIKKNK from the coding sequence ATGACAATTAAAAAATTTCTTTTAAATGAATTTGCAATTGTAATTAAAGATGAGTCTTACTATAGTGAGGCCTTAACTCATAATTCATTTTCAAATGAGAATAGACTTGCTAAAAACTATCAAAGACTTGAATTTCTTGGAGATGCAATCTTACAAATGAAAGTAAGTGAATATCTTTATAAATTATTTCCAAAATCAAATGAGGGTTTATTAACAAAATATAGAAGTTCAATTGTAAAAAAAGATACTTTAGCTGAAATTTCAAGAAAAATAAAAATTGGACAATTAATTAGATTAGGCATCGGTGAATTAGATTCAAAAGGTTATGAAAAGGATTCAATTCTTTCTGATGTTTATGAATCAATGACAGCTGCTATATATTTGGATCAAGGGGAAAAAGTACTTGATAAATGACTAAAAAAAACTATTTTTAGTGATTATGTAATAAATCAATTTTTAGATAAATCACATGACTTTAAATCTGAATTGCAAGAACTTATTCAATTAGAAATAAGAAGTGAATTATCTTATATTGTTGTTAGTCAAGAAAAACTTGAAAATAACACAACTTTGTTTATAGTTAATGCTGTTCTTGAAGGAATGGTGTTTGGAACTGGGAAAGGAAGCAATAAAAAGCAAGCTGAACAAGAAGCTGCTAAGAATGCTTTATCAAAAATTAAAAAAAATAAATAA
- the phoU gene encoding phosphate signaling complex protein PhoU produces MSYNKILDSDIKTIKRELIRLVEATKSQYANTFESLKSQNLELAQEVVNGDIKINDLQNSFTKMALWKIAKQQMVAGDLRLAVGGVLISREIERIADVAKHICAFTIKYNPQPIEIEYISKMFDLVNKMLNIISLLIDNYDNDQHQKVLKAEEQLSMEFSNLSNILATRISDSKNETESKKIITIVRQLKNLERAGECLINIEETLQFIRTGKFEELQESMINNLSTKK; encoded by the coding sequence ATGTCATATAACAAAATATTAGATAGTGATATCAAAACTATTAAACGTGAATTAATAAGACTAGTAGAGGCTACAAAATCTCAATATGCAAATACTTTTGAATCTTTAAAATCACAAAATCTTGAATTAGCACAAGAAGTAGTTAATGGTGATATCAAAATAAATGATTTACAAAATAGTTTCACAAAAATGGCTTTGTGAAAAATTGCAAAACAACAAATGGTAGCTGGAGATTTAAGATTAGCAGTTGGTGGAGTTTTAATTAGCCGTGAAATTGAGAGAATTGCTGATGTGGCTAAACATATTTGTGCTTTTACTATCAAGTACAATCCCCAGCCAATTGAAATTGAATATATATCAAAAATGTTTGATTTAGTTAATAAGATGCTAAATATAATCTCACTTTTAATTGATAATTATGACAATGACCAACATCAAAAAGTTTTAAAGGCTGAAGAACAACTAAGTATGGAATTCTCAAATTTATCAAATATTTTAGCAACTAGGATATCAGATTCTAAAAATGAAACTGAGTCTAAAAAAATAATCACAATTGTAAGACAGCTAAAAAACCTAGAGAGAGCTGGAGAATGTCTTATAAATATTGAAGAAACATTACAATTTATTAGAACAGGTAAATTTGAAGAACTTCAAGAATCAATGATTAATAATTTGAGTACTAAGAAATAA
- a CDS encoding chromosome segregation protein SMC, translated as MIFLKKIEAFGFKSFAEPTTLNFDFSMTGIVGPNGSGKSNINDAIMWALGEQSYKSLRGDSIDDIVFSGSSEKKPLNMAEITLVFDNSNKAFSSLEYNEVSITRKFFRLTKESEYYINGSRVRLKDIQDVALETGLTKSSLAIISQGSISNFVESKPEDRRRLFDEAAGVARYKKRKDEAIRKLVRSQENLDRLNDIINEIERKLPTLKKQSKKAESYKEFFDELKNIEVAVLVNDIKLYKQKIIEINEQKSELKLEINSLDKQISKRSEEFNTIADSNYNKEKELSNLNKGFTKIVEKISELKVSRITLESKKNKVDIDDKEFKISDLKNKAKELEIRLEAEEQKLSKLLKDKVKKREGLDDASQKRFRLNQELDAIRKQLAKTESSLETLLARKHSFDNLFEGVKNILENRSTLSGIMGTVQELISVNKNYEVALLTVIQNGLQNIVVKSTADVKISIDFLKSNKAGYATFLPLDNLKPSFINNETRFIIQKSKGFIGFGNELVNIDKKYQVVLDYLLSNYLVVDDYENAIELSKITNQKFHIVTLDGQRILPHGAIIGGSRRSKNVVLNDSVQIQEYENQKKELDQKELETSKEVEALSGMIEVLREEIAEIQTAIGASRNSSQLIEKEATEVKEEFRIITGKELDGGQQEFQSIDEQIIKIISEISAQETLKDEIQQQINVIRTLKDKSNERQNSLNSIINQDRGLLSSLKDKYSNLNSDGTLMQEKQVNATTRLAQNYSLTFEAALELNTNLIETESEVRDRINYLRKEIHSLGNVNLDSIDEYQEENERYQTYVEQTQDVLESIKNLKDAIGDMDQQMIIQFKKIIKDVNGVLPDTFATLFGGGTASIIYTNPDDVLNTGIDLKIAPPGKKIANLNLLSGGEKSMVALSVLFSILKVKPIPLVILDEVEAPLDIANVERFAKYIKTFTKSTQFMIVTHRMGTMENCDTLFGATMEQKGITKLVQIKLIEAKKLSNTN; from the coding sequence ATGATATTCTTAAAAAAAATTGAAGCGTTTGGGTTCAAGTCTTTTGCTGAACCTACTACTTTAAATTTTGACTTTTCAATGACAGGGATAGTAGGTCCCAATGGTAGCGGTAAATCTAATATAAATGATGCTATTATGTGAGCTCTTGGAGAACAATCATATAAATCACTTCGTGGAGATTCAATTGATGATATTGTATTCTCAGGAAGTAGTGAAAAGAAACCATTAAACATGGCAGAAATTACCCTTGTATTCGACAATAGCAATAAGGCCTTTAGTTCATTAGAATATAATGAAGTTTCAATTACAAGAAAGTTTTTCAGATTAACAAAAGAATCTGAATATTACATAAATGGAAGTAGAGTTCGTTTAAAAGATATTCAAGATGTTGCTTTAGAAACAGGTTTAACTAAATCAAGTTTAGCAATTATATCTCAAGGATCAATTAGTAACTTTGTTGAATCAAAACCTGAAGATAGAAGAAGGCTTTTTGATGAAGCAGCAGGGGTTGCTCGTTATAAGAAAAGAAAAGACGAAGCTATTAGAAAACTTGTAAGATCACAAGAAAATCTAGATAGACTAAATGACATAATAAATGAAATTGAAAGGAAATTACCAACTTTAAAAAAACAATCAAAAAAAGCTGAATCTTATAAAGAATTTTTTGATGAACTAAAAAATATTGAAGTTGCAGTTCTTGTAAATGACATAAAACTTTATAAGCAAAAAATAATTGAAATTAATGAGCAAAAAAGTGAACTAAAATTAGAAATTAATTCGTTAGATAAACAAATTAGTAAAAGAAGTGAAGAGTTTAATACTATTGCCGATTCAAATTATAATAAGGAAAAAGAATTATCAAATCTTAATAAAGGGTTTACTAAAATAGTAGAGAAAATTAGTGAATTAAAAGTTTCAAGAATTACTCTTGAGTCTAAAAAAAATAAAGTTGATATTGATGATAAAGAGTTTAAAATTTCTGATTTAAAAAATAAGGCAAAGGAATTAGAAATTAGATTAGAAGCTGAAGAGCAAAAGCTTTCAAAATTATTAAAAGATAAAGTTAAAAAAAGAGAAGGTTTAGATGATGCTAGTCAAAAACGTTTTAGATTAAATCAAGAATTAGATGCAATCAGAAAGCAACTTGCTAAAACTGAATCTAGTTTAGAAACTCTATTAGCAAGAAAACATTCTTTTGATAACTTATTTGAAGGAGTAAAAAATATTCTTGAAAATAGATCAACACTATCAGGAATTATGGGAACTGTTCAAGAATTAATTAGTGTAAATAAAAATTATGAAGTTGCACTTTTAACTGTAATTCAAAATGGATTACAAAATATAGTTGTTAAATCAACTGCAGATGTAAAAATTTCAATCGATTTCTTAAAAAGCAATAAAGCAGGTTATGCAACATTTTTACCACTTGATAATTTAAAACCTAGTTTTATTAATAATGAAACAAGATTTATTATTCAAAAATCAAAAGGATTTATTGGGTTTGGAAATGAACTTGTAAATATAGATAAAAAATATCAAGTAGTATTAGATTATCTTTTATCAAATTATTTGGTTGTTGATGATTATGAAAATGCAATAGAACTTTCAAAAATTACAAATCAAAAGTTTCATATAGTAACTTTAGATGGGCAAAGAATATTACCACATGGAGCAATTATTGGTGGAAGTAGAAGAAGTAAAAATGTAGTTTTAAATGATTCAGTTCAAATTCAAGAATATGAAAATCAGAAAAAAGAACTTGATCAAAAAGAACTTGAAACTTCTAAAGAAGTAGAAGCTCTAAGTGGTATGATAGAAGTTTTACGTGAAGAAATTGCTGAAATTCAAACTGCAATAGGAGCTTCTAGAAACTCTTCTCAATTAATTGAAAAAGAGGCAACTGAAGTAAAAGAAGAATTTAGAATAATTACTGGTAAAGAACTTGATGGAGGTCAACAAGAATTCCAATCAATTGATGAGCAAATTATTAAAATTATTTCTGAGATATCGGCACAAGAAACATTAAAGGATGAAATTCAACAACAAATTAATGTTATTAGAACTTTAAAAGATAAATCAAATGAAAGACAAAATAGTTTAAACTCAATTATTAACCAAGATAGAGGTTTATTATCTTCATTAAAAGATAAGTATTCAAACTTAAACTCTGATGGAACTTTAATGCAAGAAAAACAAGTTAATGCAACAACGAGATTAGCTCAAAATTATAGCTTAACTTTTGAAGCAGCATTGGAACTAAATACTAATCTTATTGAAACAGAAAGTGAAGTTAGAGATAGAATTAATTATCTAAGAAAAGAAATTCACTCATTGGGAAATGTTAACTTAGATTCAATTGATGAATATCAAGAAGAAAATGAAAGATATCAAACATATGTTGAGCAAACTCAAGATGTACTTGAATCTATTAAAAATCTAAAAGATGCAATTGGCGATATGGATCAACAAATGATAATACAGTTCAAAAAAATAATTAAAGATGTTAATGGAGTATTACCAGATACATTTGCAACATTATTTGGGGGGGGAACTGCATCAATTATTTATACAAATCCAGATGATGTTTTAAATACAGGTATTGATTTAAAAATAGCTCCACCAGGTAAAAAAATTGCAAATTTAAATCTATTAAGTGGTGGAGAAAAATCAATGGTAGCATTATCTGTTTTATTCTCGATTTTAAAAGTTAAACCAATTCCATTGGTTATTCTAGATGAGGTAGAAGCTCCTCTAGATATTGCAAACGTAGAACGATTTGCAAAATATATTAAGACATTTACTAAGAGTACACAATTCATGATTGTTACTCATAGAATGGGTACAATGGAAAATTGTGACACTTTATTTGGAGCAACAATGGAACAAAAGGGTATTACAAAACTTGTTCAAATTAAGTTAATTGAAGCAAAAAAATTATCAAATACAAATTAG
- the pstA gene encoding phosphate ABC transporter permease PstA: MVKSSVKSLPKAKTSKMDLSTKISVFFVTTIVLIILAVLVGYILYKSVPVFQEFSFFKFLFSGMWAPARDGEDGSYGLGKIILSTLMMLFLTLLFAIPLTIFSSLFITEYLKNRTKKFVVTMIQLLAGIPSVVFGLFALDQIGPIFVAMGAPTSGNMMTASFTLAFMALPTMISLSVNAIESVPEGHRFASLGLGMTKEKTTFGVVLVAAMPKIITAIITGVARIIGETMAVILIAGNSTKGLNTDDGFFGFIFSSIRTLAGTIGLEMLENHGTTHESALYAIGMVLFVIVIFINLLIIAVGNINNKKTKSIKNMKHKKVKAIKNDYRYDSHNLNILVHTYTEKRFAKRVNSFILNFFMISSTAIIVGFTSWILLTVTIKGIGGFDAAAFVEIEGQRSGIFALLFTTILLVLATIIFAIPLALIVAIYLAEYAHKDSKFAKIIRFSINVLASTPSIVFGVFGLSLFVVGMGIPMSIFAASLTMTIVVLPSMITNFEDSITGVPLLYKEAAYGMGMTKTGVLFKVIIPNSTKGLVTAIILAVARIIGESAPVYLTLGTAVRMPSEGFFSSGATLTTQIYMMASEGNDPHTLGVAYQIALVTIFLVLGLNILSKYIGFKLNPIHKKVSMKMRFKLFIGMFTWTSIKKVSLKTKKDTISLYKKWVNVFNFKRIKIYAKNAKTRNNVIRTIKSESKLRSKPKKIKKLKESEN; this comes from the coding sequence ATGGTTAAAAGCTCTGTAAAAAGTTTACCAAAGGCTAAAACTTCTAAAATGGATTTATCAACTAAAATATCTGTATTTTTTGTAACAACAATTGTGCTTATTATATTAGCGGTTTTAGTTGGATATATATTATATAAATCTGTTCCAGTATTTCAAGAGTTTTCTTTTTTTAAGTTCTTATTTTCTGGAATGTGAGCACCAGCAAGAGATGGTGAAGATGGTTCTTATGGATTAGGTAAGATAATATTATCTACTCTAATGATGTTATTTTTAACTTTATTATTTGCAATACCTTTAACAATATTTAGTTCACTGTTTATTACTGAGTACTTAAAAAATAGAACAAAAAAATTTGTAGTAACTATGATTCAATTATTGGCTGGGATTCCATCTGTTGTTTTTGGATTATTTGCACTAGATCAAATTGGACCAATTTTTGTTGCCATGGGTGCACCAACTAGTGGAAATATGATGACAGCAAGTTTTACATTGGCTTTTATGGCTTTACCAACAATGATTAGTTTATCTGTTAATGCTATTGAATCAGTTCCAGAGGGGCATAGATTTGCGTCTCTTGGATTAGGAATGACAAAAGAAAAAACTACTTTTGGTGTAGTTTTAGTAGCGGCAATGCCAAAAATTATTACAGCGATTATTACAGGAGTTGCTAGAATTATTGGTGAAACAATGGCTGTTATATTAATAGCAGGAAATTCAACAAAAGGGTTAAATACAGATGATGGCTTTTTTGGATTTATATTTTCTTCAATTAGAACTTTAGCAGGAACAATTGGTTTAGAAATGTTAGAAAATCATGGGACAACTCATGAGTCTGCACTTTATGCTATTGGGATGGTTTTATTTGTAATAGTTATTTTTATAAACTTATTAATTATTGCTGTGGGAAATATTAACAATAAAAAAACAAAGTCTATTAAAAATATGAAGCATAAAAAAGTGAAAGCAATTAAAAATGATTATCGATATGACAGTCATAATTTAAATATTCTTGTTCACACTTATACTGAAAAAAGATTTGCCAAAAGAGTAAATAGTTTTATTCTTAATTTCTTTATGATTTCTTCAACTGCAATAATCGTTGGGTTTACGAGTTGAATTTTACTGACAGTTACAATTAAGGGGATTGGCGGATTTGATGCAGCAGCTTTTGTTGAAATTGAAGGACAAAGAAGTGGAATTTTTGCTCTATTATTTACAACAATATTGTTAGTTTTAGCCACAATAATATTTGCTATACCATTAGCTTTAATAGTGGCTATATATTTGGCAGAGTATGCTCACAAAGATAGTAAGTTTGCAAAAATTATAAGATTTTCAATAAACGTACTTGCATCAACACCAAGTATTGTATTTGGTGTTTTTGGATTAAGTTTATTTGTAGTAGGTATGGGAATTCCAATGTCCATATTTGCAGCAAGTTTAACAATGACAATTGTAGTATTGCCATCAATGATAACAAACTTTGAGGATTCAATTACAGGAGTGCCTTTACTTTATAAAGAAGCTGCTTACGGAATGGGTATGACAAAAACAGGAGTTCTGTTTAAAGTTATCATTCCAAATTCAACTAAGGGACTTGTTACTGCAATAATTCTAGCTGTTGCTAGAATTATTGGAGAATCAGCGCCTGTTTACTTAACTTTGGGAACTGCTGTAAGAATGCCATCAGAAGGATTCTTCTCATCAGGAGCTACATTAACTACTCAAATTTATATGATGGCTTCAGAGGGAAATGATCCGCATACTTTAGGAGTAGCTTATCAAATTGCCCTAGTTACAATATTTTTAGTTTTAGGTTTAAATATTTTAAGTAAGTATATTGGTTTCAAATTAAATCCAATTCATAAAAAAGTATCAATGAAAATGCGATTCAAACTATTTATTGGAATGTTTACATGAACAAGTATTAAAAAGGTTTCATTAAAAACAAAAAAAGATACAATATCCTTGTATAAGAAATGAGTAAATGTCTTTAATTTTAAAAGAATAAAAATATATGCTAAAAATGCTAAAACTCGAAATAATGTTATAAGAACAATTAAGAGTGAATCAAAATTAAGGTCTAAACCTAAAAAAATAAAAAAATTAAAAGAGAGTGAGAATTAA
- the plsX gene encoding phosphate acyltransferase PlsX, with amino-acid sequence MDYKVIAFDVMGSDNGLIPAVDAAIKLLGEQKDLKIIFVGNEENLKKELSSKKYNHDQVEILNTSEVIEMTDGIMDIRRKKDSSMVKALELVKDGKAHAITTGGATAPFVAGCHFILKKLDGIERPGFMPVIPTLVKGKITLLLDVGANLECDPEDLVNFAIMATAYSKAVNGVENPEVALLNIGEEKSKGLELHQKAYKLLQENKSLNFVGNIESRYLASGKVDIIVTDGYTGNIALKAAEGMGKSLLTEIKSALTKNIFRKLAALRLRKAFKEVSAKFDYKNHAGAIILGAKNIAFKSHGSSDKTAFYATLKMTYNAIKNDVVKKVEKALYK; translated from the coding sequence ATGGATTATAAAGTAATAGCTTTTGACGTTATGGGTTCGGATAATGGTTTAATTCCAGCAGTTGATGCTGCTATTAAACTATTAGGTGAGCAAAAAGATTTAAAAATTATTTTTGTTGGTAATGAAGAGAATTTAAAAAAAGAGTTGTCTTCAAAAAAATATAACCATGATCAAGTTGAAATTTTAAATACTTCAGAAGTAATTGAAATGACAGATGGAATAATGGATATTAGAAGAAAAAAAGATTCAAGTATGGTTAAAGCACTTGAATTAGTAAAAGATGGAAAAGCGCATGCAATTACAACTGGGGGTGCAACAGCTCCTTTTGTAGCAGGTTGTCATTTTATTTTGAAAAAACTTGATGGTATTGAAAGACCTGGATTTATGCCAGTTATACCAACGTTAGTTAAGGGAAAAATTACTCTTTTATTAGATGTAGGGGCAAATTTAGAATGCGATCCTGAGGATTTAGTAAATTTTGCTATTATGGCAACAGCATATTCAAAAGCTGTTAATGGTGTGGAAAATCCTGAAGTAGCTTTATTAAACATAGGTGAGGAAAAATCAAAAGGATTGGAATTACATCAAAAGGCTTATAAATTATTACAAGAAAATAAGTCTTTAAATTTTGTTGGAAATATTGAATCAAGGTATTTAGCAAGTGGTAAAGTAGATATTATCGTTACTGATGGTTACACAGGAAATATTGCTTTAAAAGCAGCAGAGGGAATGGGAAAATCTCTTTTAACAGAAATTAAATCTGCACTTACAAAAAATATATTTAGAAAATTAGCTGCATTAAGATTGCGTAAAGCATTTAAGGAAGTTTCAGCAAAGTTTGATTATAAAAATCACGCTGGAGCAATAATTTTAGGAGCAAAAAATATTGCTTTTAAATCTCATGGTTCAAGTGATAAAACAGCTTTCTATGCAACTTTGAAAATGACATACAATGCAATTAAAAATGACGTTGTTAAAAAAGTGGAAAAGGCGTTATATAAATAA